In Planktothrix serta PCC 8927, the following are encoded in one genomic region:
- a CDS encoding GGDEF domain-containing response regulator has protein sequence MYVSPNSGSRADLLVIDDTLANLRLLVNLLRENGYKVRAVSNGYEALETIQKSPPDLILLDILMPDLSGYEVCKRLKLDVNTQDIPIIFLSALSDGLDKVKAFTVGGSDYITKPFQVEEVLARVKNQLTIQWHKKQLQLEILEREQAQEALRVQYQREQALNRVIRSIRNSLEISTVFSTAVTEIGQLLQADWVAIVQHFSQHRSWQPIVEYFPNSDLAKLVNAKLSSPRYLLTERLKLLQTFCVENPQEILDEFNQDLVEQYPRIWLQIPVYSDGEVWGSLSIVRHHSVPWSETDVELAVVVTDQLAIAIGQSQLYQQLHQVNQELEHLANLDGLTQVANRRRFDRVLEQEWLRLRREKLPLSLILADIDYFKLYNDTYGHLAGDDCLRQVAQTIHQTLKRPADVVARYGGEEFAVILPNTSLPGALQVAEHIRQAVFNLQLTHQASPGKGVITLSLGVSSLIPPMDEEQQILIQKADQALYKAKKQGKNIVCKL, from the coding sequence ATGTATGTCTCTCCCAATTCTGGATCTAGGGCGGATTTGCTAGTTATTGATGATACACTGGCAAACTTAAGGCTCTTAGTTAATCTGCTCCGAGAAAACGGCTATAAAGTTCGAGCCGTTAGTAATGGTTATGAGGCTCTGGAGACGATTCAAAAGAGTCCTCCTGACTTAATTTTGTTAGATATTCTTATGCCCGATTTATCGGGTTATGAAGTCTGCAAACGTTTAAAATTGGATGTTAATACTCAAGATATTCCGATTATCTTCCTCAGTGCATTAAGTGATGGATTAGATAAAGTCAAAGCCTTTACTGTTGGTGGTTCTGACTATATTACAAAACCCTTTCAAGTAGAAGAAGTGTTAGCACGGGTGAAAAATCAACTCACCATTCAATGGCACAAAAAACAACTCCAGCTTGAAATTTTAGAACGGGAGCAAGCTCAAGAAGCATTACGGGTGCAATATCAACGGGAACAGGCCTTAAATCGAGTGATTCGGTCAATTCGCAATTCTCTGGAAATTTCTACTGTATTTTCTACGGCTGTCACCGAAATTGGTCAACTCTTACAAGCAGATTGGGTAGCAATTGTTCAACATTTCTCTCAACACCGTAGTTGGCAGCCTATTGTTGAATATTTTCCCAATTCTGATCTCGCCAAATTAGTTAATGCTAAACTCTCAAGTCCCCGTTATTTATTAACAGAACGTCTGAAATTATTACAAACTTTTTGTGTCGAAAATCCTCAAGAAATCCTCGATGAATTTAATCAAGACTTAGTTGAACAATATCCGAGAATTTGGTTGCAGATTCCGGTTTATTCCGATGGGGAAGTTTGGGGAAGTTTAAGTATTGTTAGACATCACTCTGTTCCCTGGTCAGAAACTGACGTAGAATTAGCCGTAGTGGTCACGGATCAATTAGCGATCGCAATTGGACAATCTCAACTGTATCAACAACTGCATCAAGTTAATCAAGAATTAGAACATCTGGCTAATTTAGACGGATTAACACAAGTTGCAAATCGCCGCAGGTTTGATCGGGTTTTAGAACAAGAATGGCTGCGATTACGACGCGAAAAGCTCCCTTTATCCCTAATTTTAGCGGATATTGATTATTTCAAATTATATAATGATACTTATGGTCATTTAGCCGGGGATGATTGTTTAAGACAAGTTGCCCAAACCATTCATCAAACTCTCAAACGTCCTGCGGATGTAGTTGCTCGTTATGGAGGAGAAGAATTTGCTGTCATTCTTCCTAATACCTCCCTACCTGGAGCATTACAAGTTGCTGAACACATTCGACAAGCGGTTTTTAATTTGCAATTAACCCATCAAGCATCCCCAGGAAAGGGTGTAATTACCCTGAGCTTGGGGGTCAGTAGTTTAATTCCCCCTATGGATGAAGAACAACAGATATTAATTCAAAAAGCAGATCAAGCTTTATATAAAGCTAAAAAACAAGGGAAAAATATTGTGTGTAAGCTTTAA
- a CDS encoding TPM domain-containing protein, with translation MTQALTVQEVPNPRHQNGGWVTDMANILRPETEAKLNQMIAELEAKNGTEIAVVTVPTTQPSPTPKDFTTQLFNTWKIGKTGQNNGVLFLNSVEDRRVEIETGYGVEGALPDARVGRIIQTRIIPYFKQKDWDGGTLAGTEALISILAQEIYPPGVSLGQKISNFTLFLVLSSGLLSYRFYQTAKRQAKQPAFIQLGTYSRIKNIDPTNAGVKKSIHIGAFATLFAINSIALSILVQTYPGWLWVGGVPIIYMIYLCTLLGRQSWVPLNQNNRLGRLFILVSGLILFGIVSYFPWVYWNSPQVSVILVTILLLYLLSLFANWQNPQNKAVTSTTFFFLVCGVVWIFWVVFLAAFLNEFLGYIWDFIGYLDKNTRALIVSGILSLIGSGYIANSLYKRFCIQGNRQSSIRPFYEETSQHRMQILEPDQVLSILTDHEKVAQELGSVEFEGWWCPDVTSVISRDTIYLRAYVLNDSEFFNCPQGNELTVTRTSQITRQATTYHSGIRLITSTCQCCNYQNQTEQIIPQESSSSSSGGGGSSSSSGGGDFGGGSSGGGGAGGDY, from the coding sequence TTGACTCAGGCTTTAACTGTTCAAGAAGTTCCTAACCCTAGACATCAAAATGGGGGATGGGTAACTGATATGGCAAATATTTTGCGTCCAGAAACAGAAGCCAAACTCAATCAAATGATTGCTGAATTAGAGGCAAAAAATGGCACAGAAATTGCAGTTGTTACGGTTCCGACAACGCAACCTTCCCCCACACCCAAGGATTTTACCACTCAACTGTTTAATACCTGGAAAATTGGCAAAACAGGACAGAATAATGGGGTTTTATTTTTAAATTCCGTCGAAGATCGTCGGGTTGAAATTGAAACGGGTTATGGGGTAGAAGGAGCCTTACCCGATGCTCGCGTCGGACGAATTATTCAAACTCGAATTATTCCCTATTTTAAACAAAAAGATTGGGATGGAGGCACCTTAGCGGGAACAGAAGCTCTGATTTCAATCTTAGCCCAAGAAATTTATCCTCCAGGGGTTTCCTTGGGACAAAAAATTTCTAATTTTACCTTGTTTTTAGTGCTATCATCGGGTTTATTGTCCTATAGATTTTATCAAACAGCCAAACGTCAAGCTAAACAACCTGCTTTTATTCAACTGGGCACTTATTCTCGGATTAAAAATATTGATCCTACTAATGCTGGAGTAAAAAAATCGATCCATATTGGCGCGTTTGCTACCTTATTTGCCATCAATAGTATAGCTTTATCAATTCTTGTTCAAACCTATCCGGGTTGGCTTTGGGTCGGTGGAGTACCGATCATTTATATGATTTACTTGTGTACTTTACTAGGACGCCAATCCTGGGTTCCCTTAAATCAAAATAATCGGTTGGGGAGATTATTTATACTGGTCAGTGGGTTAATTTTATTCGGTATTGTGAGTTATTTTCCTTGGGTTTACTGGAATTCTCCCCAAGTTTCTGTTATTTTAGTCACGATTTTACTGTTATATTTATTATCCCTTTTTGCTAATTGGCAAAATCCTCAAAATAAAGCCGTCACCTCAACAACATTTTTCTTCTTGGTCTGTGGAGTAGTCTGGATTTTTTGGGTTGTATTTCTGGCTGCATTTTTAAATGAATTCTTAGGCTATATTTGGGATTTTATTGGATATCTCGATAAAAATACGCGAGCATTAATCGTGTCGGGAATTCTCAGTTTGATCGGGAGTGGATATATTGCGAATTCACTGTATAAACGCTTTTGTATACAAGGAAATCGACAAAGTTCTATTCGTCCTTTTTATGAGGAAACTTCTCAACACCGAATGCAGATTTTAGAACCGGATCAAGTATTATCGATTTTAACAGATCATGAAAAAGTAGCTCAGGAGTTAGGAAGTGTTGAATTTGAAGGCTGGTGGTGTCCTGATGTGACATCCGTTATTAGTCGAGATACTATCTATTTACGAGCTTATGTTTTAAATGATTCTGAATTTTTTAATTGTCCCCAGGGTAACGAATTAACAGTTACTCGCACCTCACAAATCACTAGACAAGCTACAACCTATCACAGTGGAATTCGGTTAATTACCTCCACTTGTCAATGTTGTAATTATCAAAATCAAACAGAACAAATTATCCCCCAAGAAAGTAGTAGTAGCAGTTCCGGTGGGGGAGGAAGTTCTAGTAGTAGTGGAGGGGGTGATTTTGGAGGCGGTAGCAGTGGAGGTGGAGGCGCCGGAGGAGATTATTAA
- a CDS encoding pentapeptide repeat-containing protein, whose translation MSADLIYEFFLNGVQTDSPAAVLDSFEQLFFYLLCPHQPEVQIALEDILSSEEGEPHFNGVLKRCCYILINNWLIKRQYNFIKKLIDKLSESPDINQTCLSIQESRLLFWLKNFLESEDYQEILRCANLERSTWSSRYQSYLLVPQYLNPRNSREQKEVARNLAKQLKDKYKFDLAMYIARMGSSTGQERMLKNPTQLGDEVVSLIKQTISTQRVFNYGTQANLFLQNTQNFTYEQFKQCLPQYLMFNISQQYPANILRERIEEKLESLYCIDHDKIINKALISRTCNRLIEYLLIEKGKPPSFLFNLMIRQGSQLTLVILLLKLVLMGNSCRSYLEICIANLIQFYQDHAEARCQGVIQFLEIFNLVFTLFTENVQYFLVKTKDCPPGTQSETELDTYRLFCQFKGPDLRTTNLKEVQSKGKDLRGADLRDMNLKSVELIQVDLSLAKLSGADLSQGNFTETKFFISNLNYTNLTEANLTKTDFRRAELKHANLTGTNLKQANFNRADLKGAIITHANLQEADLENSDLSEVNLSSSQLQLANLSGANLKGANLKGANLTNVNLSRANLQGANLQGVDLRGANLTAANLENVNLKDAILERAVFSQANLKSTNLTKANLTGATINQADLSQSILAYAQLRDTNLSQSNLRHADLTKVDLTRANLMQVDFSYASLRDAIVRHTNLKDAILLATDLRGANLFLSGIAEAQISGVKLGNNAGLSDKTRIFLDGAEIN comes from the coding sequence ATGAGCGCAGACTTAATCTATGAATTCTTTTTAAATGGGGTGCAAACGGATAGCCCAGCAGCCGTTTTGGATTCCTTTGAACAATTATTTTTTTACCTCCTGTGTCCCCATCAGCCGGAGGTTCAAATTGCCTTAGAAGATATTTTGAGTTCTGAAGAAGGAGAACCCCATTTTAACGGGGTACTGAAGCGATGTTGCTATATCCTGATTAATAATTGGCTGATTAAACGTCAATACAACTTTATTAAGAAACTCATAGATAAACTATCGGAATCTCCCGATATTAATCAAACCTGCTTATCCATTCAAGAAAGCAGACTCTTATTCTGGTTAAAGAATTTTTTAGAGAGTGAAGATTATCAAGAAATACTACGCTGTGCCAACTTAGAACGCAGCACTTGGAGCAGTCGTTATCAATCCTATTTATTAGTTCCCCAATATCTCAATCCTCGCAATTCTAGGGAACAAAAAGAAGTCGCTCGAAATCTAGCCAAACAGCTTAAGGACAAATACAAATTTGATTTAGCAATGTATATCGCGCGGATGGGATCTTCAACGGGTCAAGAGCGGATGCTAAAAAACCCAACCCAACTGGGGGATGAAGTTGTAAGTTTAATTAAACAAACGATTTCTACACAGCGCGTCTTTAACTATGGAACTCAAGCCAATTTATTTTTGCAAAATACCCAGAATTTTACTTATGAACAATTTAAACAGTGTTTACCTCAATATTTGATGTTTAATATCAGTCAGCAATATCCCGCCAATATTCTCCGAGAAAGAATAGAAGAAAAGCTGGAATCTCTGTACTGTATTGATCATGATAAAATCATTAATAAAGCGTTAATTAGTAGAACCTGTAATCGCCTAATTGAATATTTACTGATTGAAAAGGGGAAACCCCCATCATTTTTATTTAATTTAATGATTCGGCAGGGAAGTCAACTAACCTTAGTTATTTTGCTGCTAAAATTAGTTTTAATGGGGAATTCTTGTCGAAGCTATCTGGAGATTTGTATTGCTAATTTAATTCAATTTTATCAAGACCATGCCGAGGCCAGATGTCAAGGCGTAATTCAATTTTTAGAAATTTTTAATTTAGTATTCACCTTATTTACAGAAAATGTACAATATTTTTTAGTAAAAACAAAAGATTGTCCACCCGGAACTCAATCCGAAACCGAATTAGACACCTATCGCCTATTTTGTCAATTCAAAGGCCCCGATTTACGCACCACTAATTTAAAAGAAGTGCAGTCAAAAGGAAAAGATTTGCGGGGTGCAGATTTACGCGATATGAATTTAAAATCTGTTGAATTGATTCAAGTAGATTTAAGCCTAGCTAAACTCAGTGGCGCCGATTTAAGTCAAGGAAATTTTACAGAAACTAAATTCTTTATCTCTAATCTTAATTATACTAATTTGACCGAGGCAAATTTAACGAAAACAGATTTTCGACGAGCGGAATTAAAACACGCTAATTTAACAGGTACAAATTTAAAACAAGCCAACTTTAACCGTGCTGATTTAAAAGGCGCTATTATTACCCATGCTAATTTACAAGAAGCAGATTTAGAAAATAGTGATTTAAGCGAAGTCAATTTATCCTCATCCCAACTTCAACTCGCTAATTTAAGCGGAGCTAATTTAAAAGGAGCTAATTTAAAAGGAGCTAATTTAACCAATGTTAACTTAAGCAGAGCCAATCTTCAAGGCGCAAATCTTCAAGGAGTTGATTTACGGGGAGCTAATTTAACCGCCGCCAATTTGGAAAATGTTAATTTAAAGGATGCCATTTTAGAGCGTGCTGTGTTCAGCCAAGCCAACCTAAAATCAACGAATTTAACAAAAGCTAATCTCACGGGTGCAACAATCAATCAAGCCGATTTAAGTCAATCTATTTTAGCTTATGCACAACTTCGAGATACAAATTTATCTCAAAGTAATCTCCGTCATGCAGACTTAACAAAAGTGGATTTAACCCGTGCTAATTTAATGCAGGTTGATTTTAGTTATGCGTCTTTAAGAGATGCAATTGTCCGTCATACAAATCTAAAAGATGCAATTTTATTAGCAACGGATTTACGCGGAGCAAATTTATTCCTTAGTGGGATTGCTGAAGCACAAATTAGCGGAGTTAAATTAGGAAATAACGCGGGTTTATCCGATAAAACTCGAATTTTCTTAGATGGTGCAGAAATCAATTAA
- a CDS encoding PAS domain S-box protein — MRTNQPSFLSNLIPSSAGLKRFSQRISLVIGCLGFLGLLSEIGRTIIADNIFLNLIYFNFYTAISLIISGLTLGLWHNKNLSIPESQNSKILKLGIKISGFLIITIAFLTLFYNIFNLLLVSQVQPNFTGLFLEPMETNTALVFLMVGVALLLLNMDQPNARLIDIIVISGGFISLIKLLTPIYNKVYFSPTEIGGQTAIALLLLCSGILSARPHQGLVNLTESNLQPAQANGKNHTKIIGFLRDISEQKPIESHLRESEKRFRSAFENASIGMAILNLEGEWLQVNQALCEMLGYTQTELLNLTFQEITPPDDLETDLENYYKLLNDQIQTYQSEKRYIHKQGEIIWILLNSTLVRDDQRNPLYFIAQIQDITPRKQAEVALQDSEARFRAIFNQTFQLMGLLTCEGITLEINQTALDFSGLQRQDVVNRPFWEGCWWRTSPETQAQLQNAIFRAAQGEFIRYEINVLDRDHKMTMMDFSLRPLFDETGQVKLLISEGRDISERQTLQRELAQRESWLDAFFACAPAGLLILDDQKRFIKVNDSIAKMHRIPAQDHIGQSIQDVFCEYTAILEFVCDEVLNKGNPILDLEISGEYTSPGIRSYWMASFFPLSTNSQGCSSGVGGVLLDITERKRVELELRSVSERFQYLLTVSPAVIFSCQPQEDYDITFMSDNVRSLLGYYAPEFLRNPSFWLTHVHPEDIKLLRSGLQRILRRDVFSYEYRFLDSDRTYRWLDMQMRLVRDTKGQPLEIVGYWVDITARKKAQSELQITQRRLQTVIETIANGITLSNNQGEFLIFNSQIEMITGYSLEDTESHPNFMQLLYPDSSAYKQAGDRLQQVIHEGALHNIETTIITKFGETKTLLVSTVLLEDERGELFLTVYQDITERKKTEAALQEVNDLLQATIQAAPVAIDVIDQNGKVLVWNPAAERIFGWTFQEVIGKKLPMIPQDSKPEFQQIINNTFVRNTLSQVETQRQRKDGSLVDISLSTALVRNSQGEIIAAMGICEDISERKRTEEALRRYERIVAATTDQICLIDRNYIYQLANPAYLNLYHQSLETLIGFPLIHSGDQQQFEQMIKPHLERCLEGEVIHDHCWLNSPLLDSQFLSITYAPYYELNQDISGVVISIRNLTELKIAEQKLRQSEEALVEAQRIAHIGNWKFDVATQTMRCSEEMFRIFGLEKPDPELSYDEYLQYVHCEDRQNIEYHIQQAIQAGISYELDYRIIRVDGSIRYLEVRGEGVRDEQGNIRQLFGTALDISDRKQVELELQKAKEAAEIANQSKSIFIANMSHELRTPLNAILGFAQLMSHDQTIPTYQRENLDIIRRSGDHLLHLINNVLDLSKIEAGRMTLDESIFDLNYLILSLWEMFRLRVETKGLKFTLNLQPNVPQSVISDPNKLRQILINILVNAIKFTQKGGVSLTIKQVSDLGSQSKINSQNLMLRFEIEDTGVGIAETELNHIFDAFVQSQSGKKALEGTGLGLTISRKFIELMGGVLGVHSTVGVGSKFWFEIPLQSAQMNPVQSPLQSRQVLCLAPGQPTYRILVVDDQPENRQLMIKLLNQIGLEVKEAENGEEALKLWQEWQPHLIWMDIRMPIMDGYEATQHIRANLQGQNTVIIALTAYASKSDRNLAISAGCNDYLSKPFQEDELFSKMAEYLKLEYIYADTPNSAPQSPILPFSVSLSLTSESLLVMPSEWITSLQEATLLCDEEEVLRLIAQIPPEHQALATSLRALARDFQFQHIRQLTFPINDAESPQN; from the coding sequence ATGAGGACAAACCAGCCATCATTTTTATCAAATCTGATTCCATCTTCAGCAGGACTGAAACGTTTTTCTCAACGGATTAGTTTAGTGATTGGCTGTTTAGGATTTCTGGGGTTACTCAGTGAAATTGGGCGAACTATTATTGCCGATAATATTTTCCTGAATTTAATTTATTTTAATTTTTACACAGCTATTAGTTTAATTATCAGTGGATTAACCTTGGGATTATGGCACAATAAAAACCTGTCTATCCCCGAATCTCAAAACTCAAAAATTCTAAAGTTAGGGATTAAAATTAGCGGATTTTTAATTATTACAATCGCTTTTTTAACCCTATTTTATAATATTTTTAATCTGCTTTTAGTTTCTCAAGTTCAACCTAACTTCACGGGTTTATTCCTAGAACCAATGGAGACGAATACTGCTTTAGTTTTTCTGATGGTAGGAGTGGCTTTACTCCTATTAAATATGGATCAACCTAATGCTCGTCTGATTGATATTATCGTGATTTCGGGGGGATTTATTAGCTTGATTAAACTGTTAACACCTATTTACAACAAGGTTTATTTTTCCCCAACAGAGATAGGAGGGCAAACGGCGATCGCATTGTTGTTGTTGTGTAGTGGGATATTAAGCGCTCGTCCCCATCAAGGATTAGTGAACCTAACTGAAAGCAATTTGCAACCCGCCCAAGCCAACGGGAAAAATCATACTAAAATTATTGGTTTTTTGCGTGATATTAGTGAACAAAAACCTATAGAATCTCACCTCCGTGAAAGTGAAAAACGATTTCGCAGTGCCTTTGAAAATGCCTCTATTGGGATGGCAATATTGAATTTAGAGGGGGAGTGGTTACAAGTAAATCAGGCATTATGTGAAATGCTGGGGTATACTCAGACAGAATTATTAAATTTAACCTTTCAAGAAATTACCCCTCCTGATGACTTAGAAACCGATCTCGAAAATTACTATAAATTATTAAATGATCAAATTCAAACTTATCAAAGTGAAAAACGATATATTCATAAACAAGGAGAGATCATTTGGATCTTACTGAATAGTACACTGGTTCGAGATGATCAAAGAAATCCTTTATATTTCATTGCCCAAATTCAAGATATTACCCCTCGTAAACAAGCAGAAGTCGCCCTCCAAGACAGTGAAGCCCGTTTTCGAGCTATTTTTAATCAAACCTTCCAATTAATGGGACTTTTAACCTGTGAAGGGATCACGTTAGAAATTAATCAAACCGCCTTAGATTTTTCAGGTTTACAACGCCAAGATGTAGTAAATCGACCCTTTTGGGAGGGATGTTGGTGGAGGACTTCTCCTGAAACTCAAGCTCAACTTCAGAATGCAATTTTTCGCGCGGCTCAAGGGGAATTTATTCGCTATGAAATTAATGTTTTAGATCGGGATCATAAAATGACAATGATGGATTTTTCCCTGCGTCCGTTATTTGATGAAACCGGACAAGTCAAACTTTTAATTTCTGAAGGACGAGATATTAGCGAGCGCCAAACTCTGCAACGAGAATTAGCCCAACGAGAATCTTGGTTAGATGCTTTTTTTGCTTGCGCTCCCGCCGGATTATTAATTTTAGACGATCAAAAACGATTTATTAAAGTTAATGATTCGATCGCCAAAATGCACCGAATTCCGGCTCAAGATCATATTGGTCAATCAATTCAAGATGTTTTTTGCGAATATACAGCGATTTTAGAATTTGTTTGTGATGAAGTATTAAATAAAGGCAACCCCATTCTGGATTTAGAAATTAGTGGCGAATATACTTCTCCAGGGATTAGAAGTTATTGGATGGCATCGTTTTTTCCCTTATCAACTAATAGTCAAGGCTGTTCTTCAGGAGTGGGAGGGGTGTTATTAGATATTACCGAACGCAAACGAGTAGAATTAGAATTACGGTCTGTCAGTGAACGGTTTCAATATTTGCTGACGGTGAGTCCGGCCGTTATTTTTAGTTGTCAACCCCAGGAAGATTATGACATTACCTTTATGAGTGATAATGTTCGGAGTTTGTTGGGTTATTATGCCCCAGAATTCCTCAGAAATCCTAGCTTTTGGTTAACTCATGTTCATCCTGAAGATATTAAACTATTGCGCTCAGGATTACAACGGATTTTAAGGCGAGATGTGTTTAGTTATGAATATCGATTTTTAGATTCTGATCGCACCTACCGTTGGTTAGATATGCAAATGCGGTTAGTTCGAGATACCAAAGGACAACCCTTAGAAATTGTCGGATATTGGGTTGATATTACCGCTCGCAAAAAAGCTCAATCTGAACTACAAATCACCCAAAGACGCTTACAAACTGTAATTGAAACGATTGCAAATGGGATCACCTTAAGTAATAACCAAGGAGAATTTTTGATTTTTAATTCTCAAATTGAAATGATCACAGGATATAGTTTAGAAGATACGGAAAGCCACCCCAATTTTATGCAGTTGCTTTATCCTGATAGCAGCGCTTATAAACAGGCGGGAGACCGTTTACAACAGGTGATTCATGAAGGCGCGTTACATAATATTGAAACAACGATTATTACCAAATTTGGAGAAACGAAAACTCTATTGGTTTCAACAGTATTATTAGAAGATGAACGCGGAGAATTATTTTTAACTGTGTATCAAGATATTACCGAACGCAAAAAAACTGAAGCTGCATTACAAGAAGTTAATGATCTATTACAAGCCACAATTCAAGCGGCTCCCGTTGCGATTGATGTGATTGATCAAAATGGTAAAGTATTAGTTTGGAATCCAGCAGCAGAACGCATTTTTGGTTGGACTTTTCAGGAAGTTATTGGGAAAAAATTACCGATGATTCCCCAGGACTCAAAACCAGAATTTCAACAAATTATTAATAATACTTTCGTTAGAAATACCCTCAGTCAAGTGGAAACGCAACGTCAACGTAAAGATGGATCTTTAGTAGATATTAGTTTATCGACGGCTTTAGTGCGAAATTCCCAGGGTGAAATTATTGCAGCGATGGGAATTTGTGAAGATATTAGTGAACGCAAACGTACAGAAGAAGCCTTGCGTCGTTATGAACGAATTGTAGCAGCGACAACGGATCAAATTTGTTTAATTGATCGTAACTATATTTACCAGTTAGCTAACCCCGCCTATCTCAATCTTTATCATCAATCTTTAGAAACTTTGATTGGTTTTCCTTTAATCCATTCTGGGGATCAACAGCAATTTGAACAAATGATTAAACCCCATTTAGAACGGTGTTTAGAAGGAGAAGTTATTCATGATCATTGTTGGTTAAATTCTCCTCTATTAGACTCTCAATTTCTGAGTATTACTTACGCACCTTATTATGAACTGAATCAAGATATTTCTGGAGTTGTGATTAGTATTCGGAATTTAACAGAACTGAAAATTGCGGAACAAAAATTGCGTCAAAGCGAAGAAGCGTTAGTAGAAGCTCAACGCATTGCTCATATTGGAAACTGGAAATTTGATGTCGCCACTCAAACCATGAGGTGTTCAGAAGAAATGTTCAGAATTTTTGGATTAGAAAAACCCGATCCTGAACTCAGTTATGATGAATATCTACAGTATGTTCATTGTGAGGATCGTCAGAATATTGAATACCATATTCAACAAGCGATTCAAGCGGGAATTTCTTATGAATTAGACTATCGAATTATTCGAGTTGATGGTTCAATTCGGTATTTAGAAGTTCGGGGAGAAGGGGTGAGAGATGAACAGGGAAATATCAGGCAACTGTTTGGAACGGCTTTAGATATTAGCGATCGCAAACAAGTCGAATTAGAACTGCAAAAAGCCAAAGAAGCCGCAGAAATTGCCAATCAATCTAAAAGCATTTTTATTGCCAATATGAGCCATGAATTAAGAACCCCCTTAAATGCGATTCTGGGATTTGCTCAATTAATGAGTCATGATCAGACTATTCCCACCTATCAACGAGAAAATTTAGACATTATTCGTCGCAGTGGCGATCATCTGCTGCATTTAATTAATAATGTTTTAGATCTCTCCAAAATTGAAGCGGGACGAATGACTTTAGATGAAAGTATCTTTGATCTTAATTATTTAATTTTATCCCTTTGGGAGATGTTTCGGTTACGGGTAGAAACCAAAGGACTAAAATTTACCCTAAATCTGCAACCGAATGTTCCTCAATCTGTGATCTCCGACCCCAATAAACTTCGCCAAATTTTAATTAATATTCTGGTAAATGCTATTAAATTTACCCAGAAAGGCGGTGTCAGTTTAACAATAAAACAGGTTTCTGATCTCGGTTCTCAGTCCAAAATAAATAGTCAAAATCTGATGCTTCGATTTGAAATAGAGGATACGGGAGTCGGAATTGCTGAGACGGAATTAAATCATATTTTTGATGCCTTTGTTCAAAGTCAATCGGGTAAAAAAGCACTAGAAGGAACGGGTTTAGGACTTACAATTAGTCGGAAATTTATTGAATTAATGGGAGGCGTTTTAGGGGTTCACAGTACCGTTGGTGTCGGAAGTAAATTTTGGTTTGAAATTCCCCTACAGTCTGCACAAATGAACCCAGTTCAATCTCCCCTCCAAAGCCGTCAAGTCCTATGTTTAGCCCCCGGTCAACCCACCTATCGAATTTTAGTGGTGGATGATCAACCGGAAAACCGCCAATTGATGATTAAACTCTTAAATCAAATTGGATTAGAGGTTAAAGAAGCTGAAAATGGAGAAGAAGCTCTCAAGCTGTGGCAAGAATGGCAACCTCATCTGATTTGGATGGATATTCGGATGCCAATTATGGATGGTTATGAAGCGACTCAACACATTCGCGCCAATTTACAAGGTCAAAATACCGTCATTATTGCCTTAACCGCCTATGCTTCTAAAAGCGATCGCAATTTAGCTATATCCGCCGGATGTAATGACTACTTAAGTAAACCCTTCCAAGAAGATGAATTGTTTAGCAAAATGGCTGAATATTTGAAATTGGAGTATATTTACGCAGACACCCCCAATTCAGCCCCCCAATCCCCCATCTTGCCCTTTTCTGTTAGCCTATCTTTAACCTCAGAAAGTTTATTGGTGATGCCTTCTGAATGGATTACCAGCCTACAGGAAGCAACCCTCCTTTGTGATGAAGAAGAAGTTCTACGTCTGATTGCACAAATCCCCCCCGAACATCAAGCCTTAGCGACCAGTCTCCGAGCTTTAGCCCGTGATTTTCAATTCCAACACATTAGACAGTTAACTTTTCCAATAAACGACGCTGAAAGTCCCCAGAATTGA